TCGTCGTTGTCACTATTGCAATTGACACAAACGAAAGTAAGACCAGCACCTGGAACACATTTTGTATGAGCCCATTCCCTGCAAGCTTGACATTGGATCCAAGTTTCTCCTGGTAAACTTTCAGCATAGTCTTCACAACAAATCAGACAGGAATAATCACCATTGTCACTTTCATCACTTGACTggagtatttttttacagatatccttttttttttcttatccaaCTTTTTCTTTGTCTTCTTAACTTTTTTTGtggttttattttgttgttcttCTAGGGCGTTCTTCTCGGGTGTGTCAGTTAGTATTGCAGCTTTCCTCTTTCTTCTGTTAGTTGTACCTACTTTTCTAGGACCAGCCTTTGGGAATGGTCTTACAATTTCCGGGGAAAATACTTGTATTAGGTTGACTGACTCATTTTCTTTATTGCTTGGTTCGAGTTCAGCTTGGCTTGTGGAGGCAGAAGGAGTGGGATTAGATGCAGTACTGGACATCACAGGTTGCTCTGGATAATCTTTTCCCGGCTCGCTATTTTCTAATCCAGGACGGTCAGTTACAAATGATGGGGAAAACTCATCCTCACCAAAAATGTTTGCATTATACGGGAAGATGCCTGTCTTTCGGAAAccgttaacaatatttatacttgTCTGAGCAAACGGCAACGAATCTGCGACTATTTTTGGTACGTCATAAATAGTAAGGGTTTTTCCGGGGTTGTTACGTAGCCATGCATCTTGAGCAGCAGCGCAATACTTTTTGAACGGTCCAAAAACTGACACATCCAACGGTTGTAACTTATGGCTACAATGCGGTGGAAAGGACAGCATTACAACTCCATTCTCTTTGGCTAAAGTTAGTGTCTTCACGTTCAAGTGAGAGGAGTGATTATCCAACACTAACAAAACCGGGCGCTCCATGGACGGTTTcacatgttttataaaatgttgcaTAAACTGATAGAATTCTTCGTCCGTAACCCATCCACTAGCATTGCCTGCTCTTATACATTCAGGGGGACCACCAATAAGAAAGTGTGTCTTAAACTGTTTTCtcggaaataaaaacatagccGGTACAGCATTTCCAAGAGCAGATACAGCAGTTACCACTGTAACGTTAGTCCCTCGTTCTCCAGAAGTCATTGCGCCGACGTTGCGCTTACCTTTGgcagttacaattttatttggcTTCAGCACAGTGGATACTCCTGTCTCATCTATATTCCAAATGTCTGCCGCTGTAAATCCATATCTATCCATTACTTCCGCTAATTTCTCAAAGAAAACTTTAACATTCTGCGCATTAAATGATGTTGCCCTACCAAGGCTGGTGGGTTCTGGTTTTCGTATGGATAACTCCggatttcgttttaaaaacatCGTAAGCCATTCTTTTCCGGCCATCTTATTTGCAGTCCAGCTGGGtggaatttcaatttcaaatttattagcACATTCGTAGGCAAGGCGACGGACATCTTTTGGAGAATATCCGTAGAAAATTGATGCAATTTGTAGCAAGTATTTTTTCAGTGAATCTTCCTGTGTAGAAGAAAATACTTGTCTCGGTGTTGCATAGCCCATGGATGAATCGCCACCTTCATTTAATCTTTTCAGATATCTTGTCAAAGTCATCCGTTTGATACCGAATTCTTTAGCGGTGGCATTAACACTTTTACCTTCATGGTTCACAGCCTTTGCagcattttttaaatcttcagtAGTGTAAGAACGTCTTGTAGTTTTTCTCTTGTAAGTCCGCAtcctaacaaataataaaacatttattagctTAGTTGTTTGAATCATGGGGTAAGTTGAGCAACTATGCTCAACTAACCCCAACCcagaatttcaaaataaaagtgaGGTTATAAAAAAACCGTGAGAATTATACCCAGAACCTCTCTGCATATCAAAAGTACGATAATTATATGGAAGATTAACACTTACctgattaaaaacaaataaaatttgactaaTACAGACGAAAACTTGCGATAAATGACGTTTTTACTTTTTggtcttaaaataaacaaaatgctCGTGCGCCTCACTCACATGTCCAGCGGCCACTGGCGATCGCGCGATGTTTACCCCTCCCGCGCCTCCCTCTTTCCGCCATATGATGCCTATACGGGCGGTGAATAGTTTTCGAGATATTTCGATTGCCCAACTTGCCCCTATGCTCAACAAGCCCCGCACTACCCTACCTCACCAGAGTTGCAAGTATTGACGGCAATAAGATGTTGGGGACGTCGTGAGGTATGCGAACTTATACATAATGTTCATccttttcattattaatgtttctttactcgttttaaaatatgtttttttaggtTCAAGAAGATGCTGGAGACCTTCATGGATTATCTCAAGCTACTATTAGCCGTATATGCAACAGGGTGGCGCGGGCGCTAGCACGACATTCATCAGAGTTTATAAAGATGCTTACATCTCTTGCAGAAGAACAGAAGCTGATGATGGAATTCCGCCAAATAAGGAACTTCCCATCGATAATTGGCTGCATTAACTGTacccatattaaaataaaaaagcatggtGGTGATTTAgcccaatattatattaatagaaaaggATTTTACTCTCTCAATGTTCAGGTACGTATGTTAATGATTATACTAAggaagtttttcttttatgttataaaatctaaaatcaGGATTGTTGTATATGACCTGTGATGCTAGTCTGCGCATCAGAGACATAGTTGCAAGGTGGCGAGGAAGCACTCATGATGCACGGATATTTAACGAATCCGTCCTTAGAGAACGCTTTGAAGCAGGGGAGTTTAGAGGAAGATTGCTAGGTGACTCTGGATACAGACTAGAGCCATATTTGTTTACACCGATATTAAATCCACATAACCATgctgaacaaaattataatgaggCACATATTGCAACAAGAAATGTTGTAGAACGTTGTTTTGGTGTATGGAAACAGCGCTTTCAATGCCTGCTCCATGGCATGCCAATGAAATTTGGCAATGTTAAAACTACTATTGTGGCACTTGCAGTTTTGCACAatattgcaattttatataaagatacaaaTGTGGTGGAGGACAATTGTGAGCCCACTACAGAAGAGCTACTAGAACAGCCCAGTAACATGGACTCGAACCATAGGCGAGGTAGAAATGCTGCAATCTTGCAAGCTTTTATTGCAAGGCACTTCGATGAATAAACTTCTCCTCGCTTGCAggtaaatgcttaaaaaaaacaaaataagatttatatttaaaaatttaattgcctatttttttttataatattctattttgttttttaataattctgcctctaactttaaattatcagttttaattttttcattttcaacttGTATTTTGTGCAGTTCCCTCCTGCATTCCATTTCACAAGCAGCAATTTGTTCTGCAGGTGAACCAACTTGACTTGTGGTACTGAAACACTGCATTAAGAGAACATAAACATTGAAAGCTAAGTTCAATATTACAACATCCTTTTCTTGATATGAAACTACTTTTATATacctttttcttaatttttctaGGTTTTGAACCCAGAGAGTTTGGAGATGGTGGATCCAATACTGGTGAGCTTGAAGGCATTGGCGGAGGTGGTGCCTCTGCATTATCTACATTAATACTTAtctgaaaatatgtaaatgttttaataaataataatttgtttatattaatacttgttgatttgAGGATGTTGATTTTTGTTGGTTGCAGGGAGGatatattacattgtaataCAGAGTCTTGACGTGAAGATTAATTGACAACTAGACGACTAGGCCTCTAACTACGACGCCAGCGAGCTATCCCAACGGTGGAAGTAGCCAACGGAAATCGTACTTAGAAGAGTGATATTCCTTGGTAGCTTTCAAAATAATGTCCCAACAAGGTGGAAGCAGTATTTATGCCACTATCAAGGTCCCTAAGGCTCGACCCCATGCAATTTTATTCGCGGATATTTATGCAATGTACATTGTTACAACGTTAGcgtgatttaaaatacaactaacgccatctattggcaTATATAGTGAACTAATGTAAAATGTGATGTGAAATGTTTGGAGTAGGAACATGTTGctgttacaatatataataactttgtattttaaaatgttgaaaaagagtaactactgagtttcttgccggttcttctcagttgaatctacattccgaaccggtggtagctttacttaatatagtttgtaaaatcacaattcaaaaatacttgtacaagcttacttgaataaaatattttattgattttgattttattaaacttatacaataacataaattgttttgttttattttccaaactcattctaaaaacaaatatgactAAAGCAATTGATTCCACTACTACAtccataataaacatttttgaattacacttaccatatcatttaattttgaagaagtGAGGGATGTAACATGTGCTGAAaagatgaatttttaattttgcagtAAACAATAGTATTTCTTAATTAACTAATTGCAAAACTGATTGAttacagtatattattatagtgattATAGTAGATATAGTAGTGACTAAGAAAAGATGCAATATAAAT
Above is a genomic segment from Vanessa tameamea isolate UH-Manoa-2023 chromosome 29, ilVanTame1 primary haplotype, whole genome shotgun sequence containing:
- the LOC135194277 gene encoding uncharacterized protein LOC135194277, which encodes MRTYKRKTTRRSYTTEDLKNAAKAVNHEGKSVNATAKEFGIKRMTLTRYLKRLNEGGDSSMGYATPRQVFSSTQEDSLKKYLLQIASIFYGYSPKDVRRLAYECANKFEIEIPPSWTANKMAGKEWLTMFLKRNPELSIRKPEPTSLGRATSFNAQNVKVFFEKLAEVMDRYGFTAADIWNIDETGVSTVLKPNKIVTAKGKRNVGAMTSGERGTNVTVVTAVSALGNAVPAMFLFPRKQFKTHFLIGGPPECIRAGNASGWVTDEEFYQFMQHFIKHVKPSMERPVLLVLDNHSSHLNVKTLTLAKENGVVMLSFPPHCSHKLQPLDVSVFGPFKKYCAAAQDAWLRNNPGKTLTIYDVPKIVADSLPFAQTSINIVNGFRKTGIFPYNANIFGEDEFSPSFVTDRPGLENSEPGKDYPEQPVMSSTASNPTPSASTSQAELEPSNKENESVNLIQVFSPEIVRPFPKAGPRKVGTTNRRKRKAAILTDTPEKNALEEQQNKTTKKVKKTKKKLDKKKKRISVKKYSSQVMKVTMVIIPV
- the LOC113399254 gene encoding putative nuclease HARBI1 — translated: MLTSLAEEQKLMMEFRQIRNFPSIIGCINCTHIKIKKHGGDLAQYYINRKGFYSLNVQVRMLMIILRNLRIRDIVARWRGSTHDARIFNESVLRERFEAGEFRGRLLGDSGYRLEPYLFTPILNPHNHAEQNYNEAHIATRNVVERCFGVWKQRFQCLLHGMPMKFGNVKTTIVALAVLHNIAILYKDTNVVEDNCEPTTEELLEQPSNMDSNHRRGRNAAILQAFIARHFDE